One genomic segment of Desulfocapsa sulfexigens DSM 10523 includes these proteins:
- a CDS encoding B12-binding domain-containing radical SAM protein, translated as MKILLIYPRFKYPSGQPPLGLGSIISFLKMKLPDLSIDVYDATFETENNKNISSYDFSQYTLIGFSVMTTMAGDAHEMAALIKSKDQSAKIIFGGPHPTVLPELCMSDPHVDMVIQGEGEEAFYELLINLDSPAKVANLIYRENGQIISNERRSTYTDIDSLPAPDRSHFNMSEYIKIWNSMDTVSPNLTGTSLIISRGCPYNCSFCQPTLTNLFGKKIRKRAPENIIEELHLLKKRYSINAFMFEDDTFMIDKVWAERICSLLIESEMNFRWCCNLRADNIDAALLEKMYAAGLRKINIGMESSSDRLLGTVYNKKISTKQIIEAVNIAKKLKLKVQGYFILGHPSETLDDLQETIRFACKLPIDDVSFSILTPFPGTHLYASEKKLLSGQFTDFDYYRACNYSPEHMNVLPRKIEQLKSQAYLKFYTRPQRLLQQVSILLHKNGLKKIFTKIKRI; from the coding sequence ATGAAAATACTCCTGATTTATCCACGCTTTAAATATCCGTCAGGACAGCCTCCTCTGGGACTGGGATCCATTATTTCATTCCTGAAAATGAAGCTCCCCGATCTCTCTATTGATGTCTATGACGCCACTTTTGAGACAGAAAACAACAAAAATATTTCTTCCTATGACTTCTCCCAATATACTCTGATTGGTTTTTCGGTGATGACAACTATGGCGGGTGATGCACATGAAATGGCCGCCTTAATAAAATCAAAGGATCAATCAGCCAAAATCATCTTTGGTGGACCACACCCGACAGTTCTTCCAGAACTCTGCATGTCTGATCCTCACGTTGACATGGTAATACAGGGAGAAGGTGAAGAGGCATTTTATGAATTACTGATAAATCTGGATTCTCCTGCAAAAGTAGCCAATTTAATATACAGAGAGAATGGCCAGATTATCTCCAACGAACGCAGGTCGACCTATACTGACATCGACAGCCTCCCCGCACCCGACCGATCCCATTTTAATATGTCGGAATATATTAAGATATGGAACAGTATGGACACCGTGTCTCCAAACCTTACAGGAACATCCCTTATCATATCTCGTGGATGTCCCTACAATTGCAGTTTTTGTCAGCCAACATTAACAAACCTGTTTGGCAAAAAAATCAGGAAGCGGGCGCCCGAGAACATCATTGAAGAACTACACTTATTAAAAAAGAGATACTCCATAAATGCGTTTATGTTTGAAGATGACACATTCATGATAGATAAAGTCTGGGCAGAAAGAATCTGTTCACTGTTAATCGAGAGTGAAATGAACTTCAGATGGTGCTGTAATTTACGAGCCGACAATATAGACGCTGCACTTTTAGAAAAAATGTATGCAGCTGGATTAAGAAAGATAAACATCGGCATGGAATCTTCCTCCGACAGATTACTAGGCACTGTCTATAATAAGAAAATCAGCACCAAACAGATCATAGAAGCTGTGAATATTGCAAAAAAACTCAAGTTGAAGGTACAGGGATATTTTATCCTTGGACATCCATCTGAAACGCTCGACGACTTACAAGAGACAATTCGTTTTGCATGCAAGCTTCCCATAGATGATGTCTCCTTCAGTATTTTGACTCCTTTCCCAGGAACACATCTCTATGCAAGTGAAAAAAAGTTGCTTTCAGGTCAATTTACTGATTTTGATTATTATCGTGCTTGTAATTATTCTCCTGAACATATGAATGTCCTCCCCAGAAAAATTGAGCAGTTGAAATCTCAAGCCTATCTCAAATTTTACACAAGGCCCCAACGACTCCTCCAGCAAGTTTCAATTTTACTCCACAAAAATGGTCTAAAAAAAATCTTTACCAAAATAAAACGTATTTAG
- a CDS encoding glycosyltransferase family 2 protein: protein MTRTSSKKVVVVMPAYNAEKTLQMTVNDIPDKSVNEIILVDDASSDRTVEIAEGLGITVHRLDQNKGYGANQKRCYAEAMKIDCDIIIMIHPDYQYDSRLIPYAVGFIESGICDIIIGCRVRSRAEALESGMPFYKYIANRSLTFIENIILGQNLGDFHSGFRAYSKQVIHEIPYMKNSDDFVFDSEFLAQAAYFKFKIGDIPIPCRYFSEASSINFPRSVKYGLQTLLVLAKYVLHKSNLVKFDIFSPQKKSMKFQ, encoded by the coding sequence ATGACTCGAACATCCTCAAAAAAAGTTGTCGTTGTTATGCCTGCCTACAATGCGGAAAAAACACTGCAAATGACAGTCAACGATATTCCGGACAAAAGTGTTAATGAAATAATTCTTGTCGATGATGCAAGCTCCGACAGAACTGTCGAAATTGCTGAGGGTCTTGGGATAACTGTGCACAGGCTGGATCAAAACAAAGGGTACGGAGCAAATCAAAAACGATGCTACGCTGAAGCGATGAAAATTGATTGTGATATTATCATAATGATACACCCCGATTACCAGTATGATTCTCGATTAATCCCCTACGCTGTCGGGTTTATTGAGTCCGGTATCTGTGACATTATTATTGGCTGCAGGGTGCGGTCTCGTGCCGAAGCGTTGGAAAGTGGTATGCCGTTTTACAAGTATATTGCCAACAGGTCTCTAACGTTTATAGAGAATATAATATTGGGGCAAAACCTTGGAGACTTCCACTCTGGGTTCAGAGCTTACTCAAAACAAGTCATCCACGAAATCCCCTATATGAAAAACTCAGATGATTTTGTTTTTGACTCAGAATTCCTTGCCCAGGCAGCCTATTTCAAATTCAAAATTGGTGACATTCCCATTCCCTGTCGATACTTTTCTGAAGCTTCATCAATTAATTTTCCAAGATCTGTCAAATACGGACTTCAAACGCTACTAGTCCTGGCCAAGTATGTGCTCCATAAAAGCAACCTTGTCAAATTTGACATCTTTTCCCCCCAAAAGAAATCAATGAAATTCCAATGA
- a CDS encoding B12-binding domain-containing radical SAM protein, which yields MKVFLINEPFVKNFNRSQRWAARTRGRVLRAPDWLAYGTAVLEQEGITAKLFDFPAENLQKDDLRLLVKNGQPDFIVLDSTTPSIFSDIECARICKEVSDAKILMVGPHCSALPEETLLLSNGAVDVICIGEYDLTIRDVIANYPILDDIAGICYLKDGTPQRTEKRQLIQDLDSLPFPAWHQLDLMKYFDGLKLHPYIDIFSGRGCPHTCIFCLWPEVMHGHQVRLRLPEKVVDEIEHDIEICPQVVKGGEFFFEDDTFTINKANAMAICEEILRRKLKITFSVNARTDTGDKELFQILKKAGCRELLVGFESGSDDMLATMNKRESVANARHFMSLAHKTGLDVHGCFVLGLPGETRDSINTTLDFACNLGLHSVQFSAAVPFPGTQFFQICKDNGLLQATSWDQWLTDGEQSAVIEYPGLSSQFIQESTDRGLKKFYFRPSYILKFLLSARSKTDLYCKLRGAKNFLSYLVSQKNS from the coding sequence ATGAAAGTATTTCTCATCAACGAACCATTTGTTAAAAATTTCAACAGATCACAACGCTGGGCAGCCAGGACACGAGGTCGTGTTTTACGGGCACCTGACTGGCTTGCCTACGGCACTGCTGTGCTTGAACAAGAAGGAATTACGGCAAAACTTTTTGATTTTCCGGCAGAAAACCTTCAAAAAGACGATCTGCGCTTGCTGGTAAAAAATGGCCAGCCTGATTTTATTGTCCTGGACTCCACCACTCCCTCAATTTTCTCTGATATTGAATGTGCAAGAATCTGTAAAGAAGTAAGTGATGCCAAAATTCTAATGGTTGGACCACATTGCTCCGCTCTGCCCGAAGAAACACTTCTCCTGAGTAATGGAGCCGTAGATGTCATATGCATTGGTGAATATGATCTGACAATTAGGGATGTTATTGCAAATTATCCAATTCTCGATGACATTGCCGGTATCTGTTATCTGAAAGATGGTACACCGCAAAGAACCGAAAAAAGGCAACTCATCCAGGATCTGGACTCTCTCCCCTTTCCGGCATGGCATCAGCTTGACCTGATGAAATATTTTGATGGTCTGAAACTGCATCCGTACATTGATATATTTTCAGGTAGAGGCTGCCCACACACATGTATCTTCTGTCTTTGGCCGGAAGTTATGCATGGCCACCAGGTTCGTCTCAGATTGCCGGAAAAGGTTGTTGATGAGATTGAGCATGACATTGAAATCTGTCCACAGGTGGTCAAAGGCGGTGAATTCTTTTTCGAAGATGACACATTTACCATCAACAAAGCTAATGCTATGGCAATCTGTGAAGAAATCTTACGCCGGAAACTGAAAATAACCTTTTCAGTAAATGCCAGAACAGACACCGGAGACAAAGAACTTTTCCAGATACTCAAAAAAGCTGGCTGTCGAGAACTCCTGGTTGGTTTTGAATCTGGAAGCGATGATATGCTGGCGACCATGAACAAAAGAGAATCAGTTGCCAATGCTCGCCATTTCATGTCCCTGGCCCATAAAACCGGCCTGGATGTACATGGTTGCTTTGTGCTTGGACTCCCTGGTGAAACCAGGGATAGCATCAACACAACCCTTGATTTTGCCTGTAACCTGGGGTTACATTCGGTCCAGTTTTCAGCGGCAGTGCCATTTCCCGGAACTCAATTTTTTCAAATATGCAAAGATAACGGTCTTCTCCAAGCGACCAGCTGGGACCAGTGGCTAACTGACGGAGAACAATCGGCGGTTATTGAGTATCCTGGCTTGAGTAGTCAATTCATTCAGGAAAGCACTGATCGTGGATTAAAGAAATTTTATTTCCGACCTTCATACATATTAAAATTTCTCCTTTCAGCCAGAAGTAAAACAGACCTCTATTGTAAATTACGAGGTGCTAAAAATTTTCTTTCCTATCTTGTTAGTCAAAAAAACAGCTAA
- a CDS encoding glycosyltransferase, whose protein sequence is MTERSPKISIIVPVFNCERTIHDCLESLLNLDYPDYEIIIVDDGSTDNTTKICQSHKRVKVIQIPNGGPSRARNIGVKKAKGEIVAFTDGDCIVHRQWLKELQKGFSGDKIAGVGGNQISPPNETAFGKSVQETFAILGFATSYMKPYTSLTETQHNPSCNSAYQKHIFESIGGFNESLWPGEDVDLDYRLIQNGYTLIRNPEAIVRHYRPQSLSGLCSMMQRYGGATYLLLRKYGFFRPLHYIPCLLPFVLCSIIIASIYKPSLLFFSPLVLLALLLFFLGRKGFSKKSVTILFLSLVILVNWHLGFYKQPFKTDL, encoded by the coding sequence ATGACAGAACGCTCTCCTAAAATATCAATTATCGTTCCCGTGTTCAATTGTGAAAGAACCATCCACGACTGCCTGGAATCACTGCTAAACCTGGATTATCCTGACTATGAAATCATCATCGTCGATGATGGCTCAACGGACAATACCACCAAGATCTGCCAATCGCACAAAAGAGTCAAGGTGATTCAGATCCCCAACGGAGGCCCATCCAGGGCCAGAAATATCGGAGTTAAAAAGGCAAAAGGGGAGATCGTGGCCTTCACCGATGGTGATTGCATCGTCCATCGTCAGTGGCTAAAAGAACTACAGAAAGGGTTTTCAGGCGACAAAATCGCCGGTGTGGGAGGGAATCAGATCAGCCCCCCAAATGAGACTGCTTTTGGCAAAAGTGTCCAGGAAACTTTTGCCATCCTGGGTTTTGCAACATCCTACATGAAGCCGTACACCAGCCTGACTGAGACCCAGCACAATCCTAGTTGTAACTCTGCATACCAAAAACATATTTTTGAAAGCATCGGAGGCTTTAACGAATCATTGTGGCCAGGCGAGGATGTGGATCTTGACTACCGGCTGATTCAAAATGGCTACACTTTAATCCGTAACCCGGAGGCAATTGTCAGACATTACCGTCCGCAATCACTCTCCGGGCTCTGCAGCATGATGCAACGTTATGGAGGCGCAACGTATCTGTTACTCAGAAAATATGGTTTTTTCAGACCTCTGCATTACATACCGTGTCTTCTGCCCTTTGTATTGTGCAGCATCATCATTGCGTCAATTTACAAGCCCTCACTACTGTTCTTTTCACCATTAGTGTTACTTGCTTTACTTTTATTTTTTCTGGGCAGAAAAGGTTTTTCGAAAAAATCAGTTACCATTCTGTTTCTCTCTCTGGTTATTCTGGTCAACTGGCATCTGG
- a CDS encoding glycosyltransferase — protein sequence MSGISRHIRYLLQVVKDENIEFWLLCSSDDQKIPAFLADVVPKDHLTMVQPSRFFSLEGLVTARKIIQKNHIDLVHIHNLQSAIWGYGSTFFTRCKKIIFTPHVDSFGENSNYQGSRYLLKLLSPFTAFFIAVSSSQQNRFKHWKIAHTHKIQLIRNHIDTTRIETCSQSHSNIVNELNIPSSSVIVMQIGRLDRQKNPLSLLRIIKEVTKRCNNSHFLFIGDGPLRKKLEIQIKRDNMMSHVTLLGYRKNIHQLTKTVDIITSTSRWEGLPYSLIEASFFKKAIVATDIPGHSDLINTGTSGFLVKNEQEFADKLCKLIQSKTLRTTMGENFYRRNKELFSIENMRNSLSEIYTNS from the coding sequence TTGAGTGGTATCAGTAGACACATTCGCTATCTCCTGCAGGTTGTAAAGGATGAAAATATTGAATTCTGGTTACTCTGCTCAAGCGATGACCAAAAAATCCCAGCTTTTTTAGCTGATGTTGTGCCAAAAGACCACCTTACAATGGTACAACCAAGTCGTTTTTTCTCATTAGAAGGTCTTGTAACAGCGCGAAAAATAATTCAAAAGAACCATATCGACCTGGTTCATATCCATAATTTACAATCGGCGATATGGGGGTATGGCTCTACCTTTTTTACCCGATGTAAAAAAATTATTTTCACACCACATGTCGATTCCTTTGGCGAGAATTCAAACTATCAAGGGAGCCGATATCTTCTTAAATTGCTCAGTCCATTCACAGCCTTTTTTATTGCTGTTTCATCTTCTCAACAAAATCGATTTAAACACTGGAAAATTGCCCACACACACAAGATACAGCTCATCCGTAATCATATCGACACAACAAGAATTGAAACCTGCAGCCAGTCACATTCTAACATTGTTAATGAGCTAAACATCCCATCATCATCTGTTATCGTGATGCAGATAGGCCGACTTGATCGGCAAAAGAATCCTCTTTCTCTTCTCCGCATAATCAAGGAAGTAACAAAAAGATGTAACAATAGTCATTTTCTCTTCATCGGTGACGGACCGCTTCGTAAGAAGCTTGAAATACAAATCAAAAGAGATAATATGATGAGCCATGTCACCCTCCTCGGATATCGGAAGAACATCCATCAACTGACAAAAACGGTAGACATTATAACTTCAACTTCACGCTGGGAAGGATTGCCATATTCACTAATAGAAGCAAGTTTCTTCAAGAAAGCAATTGTTGCCACTGACATTCCCGGACATTCCGACTTAATAAATACCGGCACTTCAGGTTTTCTGGTCAAGAATGAACAGGAATTTGCGGACAAGCTGTGTAAACTCATTCAATCAAAAACATTGAGGACAACAATGGGAGAAAACTTCTACAGGAGGAATAAAGAGCTCTTTAGCATAGAGAATATGAGGAACTCGCTCTCTGAAATCTACACTAATTCGTAA
- a CDS encoding glycosyltransferase family 39 protein: MLEKNLGHSSLANHTPNQRQLFFVAITILLSLWGGIVLFISPVGEFMVNDDWCFVRIVETLLDGKNVTATGWGDGGPSVLCHVLWGLLFSTCFGFSVTILRISVLVLAIGSSFALLLLLRQMKNSLWLSLLATLVLILNPLFLSQSFTFMSDITFLFLLISSFLLLHMGIEEHSHILLISGLFFALFSILTRQIGIVIPLGFLITCLLHPSGKHLNKKKMLLLTFGITIIPWILYEVFLWQSGSTPITSHSVFKKIFSAPQSKGFPDYLFFLFSQAGIVLMYTGFLLSPLVVLYRHKLLGWKKNRRIFILLLSSFVLFEVCLMGGLINPPINFHRNVIYDFGIGPLLLKDIYLLDIQRTISLPKPFFFLLAFVALLSAMILLLFSLKSVKCLFSTDREKHNHDTCFTSSFALICSFIYAGIILLTGFHDRYLIPLCALLLIWFTKQITVTKTKPTFLQIILSTAILLFLAGTSIFGVKDFMSAKRSLHQAHAYLLYDIQVNPCEIDGGFEFNGYFCSDTNTIDYNRKKHSWWWVNEEKYLITLGPLPHYQVVKEFPFSRFIGNDGSIHILRPD, translated from the coding sequence ATGCTTGAAAAAAACCTTGGTCACTCATCACTCGCAAATCACACTCCAAACCAGAGACAACTGTTCTTCGTTGCTATTACCATCCTCCTCAGCCTTTGGGGAGGCATTGTACTCTTTATCAGTCCGGTCGGTGAATTCATGGTTAACGATGACTGGTGCTTTGTTCGCATCGTTGAAACACTGCTGGATGGAAAAAATGTAACTGCGACAGGTTGGGGTGACGGTGGACCTTCCGTTTTATGTCATGTACTATGGGGTCTGCTTTTTTCCACATGCTTTGGCTTTTCTGTAACAATACTTAGAATATCTGTTCTCGTTCTGGCAATTGGATCTTCTTTCGCTCTCCTTCTGCTGCTGCGACAGATGAAAAATTCCCTGTGGCTATCTCTCCTGGCTACACTCGTACTTATATTAAACCCGCTGTTTCTTTCGCAAAGCTTCACCTTCATGTCTGATATTACGTTTCTTTTCCTACTCATTTCATCATTTCTGTTGCTCCATATGGGCATTGAAGAACATAGCCATATTTTACTTATTTCAGGTCTTTTTTTCGCATTATTCTCAATTCTTACCCGCCAAATCGGCATAGTCATTCCCTTAGGTTTTCTCATCACCTGTCTTCTTCACCCCAGTGGCAAGCACCTGAATAAGAAAAAGATGCTCCTGCTGACCTTCGGCATTACCATAATACCATGGATTCTGTACGAAGTATTTCTCTGGCAAAGTGGTTCTACACCCATCACCAGTCATTCAGTGTTTAAGAAAATTTTCTCTGCCCCCCAAAGCAAAGGATTTCCAGACTATCTCTTCTTTCTTTTCTCTCAGGCAGGGATAGTGCTCATGTACACAGGGTTTCTGCTATCGCCTCTTGTTGTTTTATACCGCCACAAGCTGTTAGGTTGGAAAAAGAACCGAAGGATATTCATTTTACTCCTATCCTCCTTTGTACTCTTTGAAGTATGTCTTATGGGTGGACTCATCAACCCTCCCATAAACTTCCATAGAAATGTCATTTATGACTTTGGCATTGGGCCACTCCTACTAAAAGACATCTATCTATTGGATATTCAAAGAACTATATCCTTACCCAAACCGTTCTTTTTTCTTTTAGCTTTCGTCGCACTCCTTTCCGCCATGATCCTCCTCTTGTTTTCTCTTAAATCAGTTAAATGCTTATTTTCCACTGATAGGGAGAAACATAATCATGACACCTGTTTTACTTCTTCCTTCGCCTTAATCTGTTCTTTTATATATGCAGGGATTATCCTGTTGACAGGATTTCATGACCGCTATCTTATACCACTATGTGCCTTATTACTTATTTGGTTCACAAAACAAATAACTGTCACAAAAACTAAGCCCACATTTCTCCAAATCATTCTTTCCACAGCAATTCTTCTCTTCCTTGCTGGAACAAGTATTTTTGGTGTTAAGGATTTCATGTCTGCAAAACGCAGTCTCCATCAAGCTCATGCTTATCTTCTTTACGACATCCAGGTTAATCCATGCGAGATCGATGGAGGATTTGAATTTAATGGTTATTTCTGTTCTGATACCAATACAATAGATTACAATAGAAAAAAACATAGCTGGTGGTGGGTAAACGAAGAAAAATATCTCATAACACTTGGTCCCCTCCCTCACTATCAGGTTGTAAAAGAATTTCCCTTTTCACGCTTTATCGGCAATGATGGTTCCATCCACATTCTTCGACCGGACTGA
- a CDS encoding dolichyl-phosphate beta-glucosyltransferase translates to MFIKEDNYLLSVIIPTYNEQNRIQQTIQDISTYFSQRPIRIELIIVDDGSKDNTLSILQKECSSQSVPITILQNSKNRGKGYSIKRGMLHANGEIRLFTDADLSTPIDEYEKMAQALLKEDYDIAIGSRALANSQKTIPQNFVRDRMGKLFGYIVRWLLLPDIQDSQCGFKAFTAECAQQIFPELTICRFGFDPELLCIAKKRKYRIKEVPITWENNFDSKFRPLSDPINVGFDLFKFKIKSLLRKP, encoded by the coding sequence ATGTTTATCAAAGAAGACAACTACTTGTTAAGCGTGATCATCCCGACATACAATGAACAAAATCGAATTCAACAAACCATTCAAGATATCAGCACGTATTTTTCCCAGCGCCCAATAAGGATTGAACTCATCATCGTTGATGATGGGTCAAAAGACAATACGCTGTCTATTCTGCAAAAAGAATGCTCTTCACAATCTGTCCCCATTACGATTCTTCAGAACAGCAAAAACAGGGGCAAAGGGTATTCAATTAAACGGGGAATGCTCCATGCAAACGGAGAAATACGCCTCTTTACTGACGCAGACCTGTCTACTCCTATAGATGAGTATGAAAAGATGGCACAAGCTCTTCTGAAAGAAGATTATGATATAGCAATTGGATCGCGTGCACTGGCCAACTCTCAAAAAACAATCCCACAGAATTTTGTCAGAGACCGGATGGGCAAACTCTTTGGATATATTGTCAGATGGCTCCTGTTGCCAGATATTCAAGATTCCCAATGTGGATTTAAGGCCTTTACAGCAGAATGCGCCCAACAAATATTTCCTGAACTGACAATATGCCGTTTTGGTTTTGACCCAGAACTCCTCTGTATCGCAAAAAAGAGAAAGTATCGTATAAAAGAAGTACCCATAACCTGGGAAAACAATTTTGATTCAAAATTTCGCCCGCTAAGCGATCCGATCAATGTTGGGTTTGATTTATTTAAGTTCAAAATCAAGTCCCTGTTGCGTAAGCCTTGA
- a CDS encoding radical SAM protein: MTKKRRAAVSLDAILKGAQILLPHPRIGLKLARIEAEKKFFPFLNPKRKSGYARKIHQLSIRITDLCNLRCHTCGQWGDNGFLHGCNPGELKGREVSGKRYLEIFDDLVHHGHRPNVYIWGGEPTMYVSLLDILYGATERKMPVSIVSNGHRIASMAEELIKSRLYLLQLSIDGHNGDVHNGLRPSAGKGDAFNDILKGLQAVYECRKGRPGLPIVASLTVISKQNMHHLVDIYHRFKKYVDIFVFYPSWWINHEQAERHETDFSERFGFQPKLHRGWIGSWKPDEYQTLAEQIKELKSLSKSLSAPSVTFIPDITTVADLEKYYTDHQETFGYDECVSIFQAVELDSNGDMSPCRDYHDYIVGNVKEKTITELWNSERYRDFRASLQRDGLMPVCCRCCGLMGY; the protein is encoded by the coding sequence ATGACGAAAAAAAGACGTGCGGCAGTATCACTGGACGCCATACTAAAGGGAGCGCAGATTCTGCTACCGCATCCTCGTATTGGATTGAAGCTGGCCAGGATTGAAGCGGAAAAGAAATTCTTTCCTTTTCTGAACCCTAAAAGAAAAAGTGGCTATGCACGAAAAATTCACCAGCTGTCTATACGGATAACGGATTTGTGCAACCTTCGCTGCCATACCTGCGGCCAATGGGGAGATAATGGTTTTCTCCATGGATGTAATCCGGGCGAGCTTAAAGGAAGAGAAGTTTCAGGAAAAAGATATCTTGAGATCTTTGATGATCTTGTGCATCATGGACACCGGCCAAATGTTTATATATGGGGAGGCGAACCCACCATGTACGTTTCACTTCTCGATATCCTCTATGGTGCCACTGAAAGGAAAATGCCTGTATCCATTGTTTCAAACGGCCATAGGATTGCCAGTATGGCTGAGGAGTTGATTAAGAGCCGTTTATATCTTCTGCAGCTGTCAATAGATGGCCACAATGGTGATGTGCACAATGGACTTCGGCCATCAGCTGGAAAAGGTGATGCATTTAATGATATCCTCAAGGGGCTGCAGGCAGTCTACGAATGTAGAAAAGGTCGTCCTGGTTTACCGATTGTGGCCTCACTCACGGTGATTTCCAAGCAGAACATGCATCATCTCGTAGATATCTATCATCGTTTTAAGAAGTATGTGGATATTTTTGTCTTTTATCCTTCATGGTGGATTAACCATGAACAGGCGGAACGACATGAGACTGACTTTAGTGAACGTTTTGGGTTTCAACCAAAACTTCACCGGGGATGGATAGGCAGTTGGAAACCTGATGAGTACCAAACCCTCGCAGAACAGATCAAGGAATTAAAATCACTTTCTAAATCCTTGTCGGCACCCTCTGTGACCTTTATTCCCGATATCACGACCGTTGCAGATTTGGAAAAATATTACACAGATCATCAGGAAACATTTGGCTACGATGAGTGTGTCTCTATCTTTCAGGCAGTGGAGCTTGATTCCAATGGCGATATGTCACCCTGTCGAGATTACCATGATTATATCGTTGGTAATGTAAAAGAGAAAACTATTACAGAGTTGTGGAATTCAGAAAGGTATCGGGACTTCCGTGCAAGCCTTCAGAGGGATGGCCTTATGCCGGTATGCTGCCGTTGCTGCGGTTTGATGGGATATTAA
- a CDS encoding B12-binding domain-containing radical SAM protein produces the protein MRIVLFAMPDTSDILETVGRLPNLALASLAGSVKGHDVHILDLILKKPGVKKAINETINTYNPQVIGLSAMTFQFDTLLRIAAYIKSTHPDIQIVIGGYHATLMYKEITENDAGLPVDFIVRGEGEITFAALIKELEQSSPDFQSIKGLSYRSQDSWVHNPKRDLLEISKLPLPDRSSRLDSSFNILDKSMDVIETSRGCPNNCKFCCITHMYGHSFRPFPIERVVADLKSIKANGTRSVFIIDDNITHSIDHFKSICNAIIENNLNDMHYMTQVTAAGMANNPDLVELMDKANFRIIFVGFESMDPDVLRAIKKPTSPKINQQAAAILRKHNMAIIAGTIVGFANDTKESIKKQLQQIRSLVPDSIYVQYITPYPKTILREEMLAADLVVNKDDFSQYNGFSCVVRTKYLSRDELYKAKKIECLKPYFNLKMIWNNYFLRNYFMAFVVHEAKTIAMLLLNILTLKQRKNDIDI, from the coding sequence ATGAGAATAGTTCTTTTTGCAATGCCTGATACTTCTGACATATTGGAAACAGTGGGCCGTCTACCCAACCTGGCCCTCGCATCCCTCGCCGGTTCCGTAAAGGGCCACGATGTTCATATACTGGATCTGATTCTAAAAAAACCTGGCGTAAAAAAAGCCATAAACGAGACAATCAACACCTACAATCCTCAGGTAATAGGTCTCAGTGCCATGACTTTTCAGTTTGATACCCTCCTGCGAATCGCAGCATACATAAAATCTACCCACCCTGACATACAAATTGTCATTGGTGGTTATCATGCAACTTTGATGTACAAAGAGATCACCGAGAACGATGCGGGATTACCCGTCGACTTTATTGTTCGCGGAGAGGGCGAAATAACCTTTGCGGCATTAATAAAGGAGCTTGAACAATCCTCTCCCGACTTCCAGTCTATCAAAGGCTTGAGTTACCGATCTCAAGACTCCTGGGTGCACAATCCCAAGAGAGATCTCTTAGAAATCAGCAAACTCCCCCTTCCTGACCGCAGCAGTCGCCTGGACAGTTCCTTCAATATTCTCGATAAATCAATGGATGTTATCGAGACATCGAGGGGATGCCCAAACAACTGCAAATTCTGCTGCATCACCCATATGTACGGTCACTCCTTCCGCCCCTTTCCTATCGAAAGAGTAGTTGCCGATTTAAAAAGTATCAAAGCTAACGGTACACGGTCAGTTTTTATCATTGACGATAACATCACTCACTCAATAGACCATTTCAAAAGCATCTGCAATGCAATAATTGAGAACAATCTCAACGACATGCACTACATGACCCAGGTAACTGCCGCCGGAATGGCCAACAATCCCGACCTTGTGGAACTGATGGATAAGGCGAACTTCCGAATCATCTTCGTCGGCTTTGAATCCATGGATCCAGATGTACTCCGCGCCATTAAAAAACCAACCAGCCCCAAAATCAACCAGCAGGCAGCAGCCATCCTGAGAAAACATAACATGGCAATCATAGCCGGTACTATTGTTGGGTTCGCCAACGACACCAAAGAGTCGATCAAGAAGCAGTTACAGCAGATTCGCAGCCTGGTGCCAGATTCCATTTATGTCCAATATATAACTCCCTACCCAAAGACCATTTTACGTGAGGAGATGCTTGCCGCAGATCTTGTTGTCAACAAAGATGATTTCTCACAGTACAATGGGTTTTCCTGTGTAGTAAGAACTAAATATCTTAGCCGTGACGAACTCTACAAGGCAAAAAAAATTGAATGTCTGAAGCCCTACTTCAACCTGAAAATGATCTGGAACAACTATTTTCTGAGAAATTATTTTATGGCCTTTGTCGTCCATGAGGCAAAGACAATTGCCATGCTGCTATTGAATATACTCACCCTCAAACAGAGAAAAAATGACATCGATATTTAA